The Lutibacter sp. Hel_I_33_5 genome has a window encoding:
- the bshA gene encoding N-acetyl-alpha-D-glucosaminyl L-malate synthase BshA, with product MKIGIVCYPTFGGSGVVATEFGMALADKGHEVHFITYNQPVRLDFFTHNLHFHEVLLEEYPLFQYQPYELALSSKMVEIVEKHQLEVLHVHYAIPHAYAAFMAKKMLLEKGIHIKVVTTLHGTDITLVGSHPTYKTAVEFSINNSDVVTSVSNSLKEDTLRLFNITNDIKVIYNFIDTEKYDKANQTECKRAGIALPEERIVTHVSNFRPVKRTEDVIKVFNEIQKEIPSKLLMVGDGVDRSKTELLVKELGIEDKVLFLGNSNEVAKILCYSDLFLLPSKTESFGLAALEAMAASTAVISTNTGGLPEVNIHGKTGYLSTIGDISDMAKNAITILKDDETLDTFKHNAKEHTKLFSLENILPVYEDIYQSCYVKN from the coding sequence ATGAAGATAGGAATTGTTTGTTATCCAACATTTGGAGGAAGTGGAGTAGTGGCAACAGAATTTGGAATGGCATTGGCGGATAAAGGACATGAAGTTCATTTTATAACTTATAATCAACCAGTTAGGTTAGATTTTTTTACTCACAATTTACATTTTCACGAAGTTTTATTAGAAGAATATCCATTATTCCAATATCAACCTTATGAACTTGCTTTGTCAAGTAAAATGGTGGAAATTGTAGAAAAGCATCAACTTGAAGTATTGCATGTGCATTATGCAATTCCGCATGCGTACGCTGCCTTTATGGCAAAAAAGATGTTATTAGAAAAAGGAATTCATATTAAAGTTGTCACAACATTACATGGTACAGATATTACGCTTGTTGGAAGTCATCCAACGTATAAAACTGCGGTTGAATTTAGTATCAATAATTCTGATGTAGTTACCTCGGTATCAAATAGTTTAAAAGAAGATACCTTACGTCTTTTTAATATTACTAATGACATAAAAGTAATCTATAATTTTATTGATACTGAGAAGTATGACAAAGCGAATCAAACTGAATGTAAAAGAGCTGGAATTGCGCTACCTGAAGAAAGAATCGTAACTCACGTTAGTAATTTTAGACCCGTAAAAAGAACTGAGGACGTTATTAAAGTCTTTAATGAAATTCAGAAAGAAATTCCTTCAAAATTATTAATGGTTGGTGATGGAGTAGATAGAAGTAAAACTGAATTATTAGTAAAAGAATTAGGAATAGAGGATAAAGTTTTATTCTTAGGCAACAGTAATGAAGTTGCTAAAATTCTATGCTATTCAGACTTGTTTTTGTTACCTTCTAAAACAGAAAGTTTTGGTTTGGCAGCTTTAGAGGCAATGGCAGCATCTACGGCTGTAATATCAACAAATACAGGTGGATTGCCAGAAGTTAATATTCATGGAAAAACTGGATATTTAAGTACTATTGGTGATATATCTGATATGGCAAAAAACGCAATTACTATTTTAAAAGACGATGAAACTTTAGATACGTTTAAACACAATGCAAAAGAACATACTAAGTTATTCTCTTTAGAAAATATTCTACCAGTTTATGAGGATATTTATCAATCTTGTTATGTTAAGAATTAA
- a CDS encoding transketolase, with protein MPTTQQLQDFTQQVRRDILRMVHAVNSGHPGGSLGCAEFITVLYQEVMKHSSDFTMDGKNEDLFFLSNGHISPVFYSVLARSGYFDVAELATFRKLNSRLQGHPTTHEGLPGIRMASGSLGQGLSVAIGAATTKKLNNDDRLVYSLHGDGELQEGQNWEAIMYASAKKIDNLIATIDLNGKQIDGATDDVLPMGSIKDKFLAFGWDVLEVKEGNDIEAILAGLAEAKSLTGKGKPICILLYTEMGNGIDYMMYTHAWHGKAPNDEQLENALTQNPVTLGDY; from the coding sequence ATGCCAACAACACAGCAATTACAGGATTTTACCCAACAGGTTCGAAGAGATATATTAAGAATGGTGCATGCCGTAAATTCTGGTCATCCAGGAGGTTCGTTAGGCTGTGCAGAGTTTATTACTGTTTTATATCAAGAAGTAATGAAACATTCATCAGATTTTACTATGGACGGGAAGAATGAAGATTTATTCTTTTTATCAAACGGACATATTTCACCTGTTTTTTATAGTGTTTTAGCCCGAAGTGGTTATTTTGATGTAGCAGAATTAGCAACGTTTAGAAAGTTAAATTCGCGTTTACAAGGACATCCAACAACTCATGAAGGTTTACCAGGAATTAGAATGGCGTCTGGATCATTAGGACAAGGGTTGTCTGTTGCCATTGGAGCAGCAACAACAAAAAAGTTGAATAATGATGATCGTTTAGTGTATTCTTTACATGGTGATGGTGAATTACAAGAAGGCCAAAACTGGGAAGCAATTATGTATGCATCAGCAAAAAAAATTGATAACTTAATTGCAACCATAGATTTAAACGGTAAACAAATTGATGGTGCTACAGATGATGTATTACCAATGGGAAGTATTAAAGATAAATTTCTTGCTTTTGGTTGGGATGTATTAGAAGTTAAGGAAGGAAATGATATAGAGGCTATTTTAGCAGGCTTAGCGGAAGCAAAATCATTAACTGGCAAAGGAAAACCAATTTGTATTTTATTGTACACAGAGATGGGGAATGGGATCGATTACATGATGTATACGCATGCTTGGCACGGAAAAGCTCCTAATGATGAGCAATTAGAAAATGCTTTAACTCAAAATCCAGTAACATTAGGAGATTATTAG
- a CDS encoding AraC family transcriptional regulator codes for MINIIRFATLLLIFIFSTKITSQNQHTLIDSTYNYISDKYYKYKFTDSIKAKHYSDSFLLKSKKENDTLSLIDGYFYKSEVLKNDSIFINYLDNLIFSTKNVPSKLFPAIAYFQKGEYYQYKEENKKSLENLLLAIKYTNINKNDSLKYIAKQLVGILKSKNNELNDSKKIYREVYNFYERNPKYKDSINYFNLLSNLTLDFLQEKKLDSANFYNAKATLYAKNTKDTFNLNFLTFRQGQIEFEKKNYKKTIQLINKSIPSIELEENYSALNYAYYYIAKSEFYLGNTKKTLKYNLLIDSLYSSKNIPNKVQKSSYTFLIKYYKGKNDLKNQLLYIEKLLKLDNILTKDNFELTKTFTEEFDTPNLIAQKERLINKLQVNVHSSNNAKTILGIIALLALILTGYQYRKRRKIKLKFEELINNKEDKIAFNKSKAEPIKSSEINLSKEIVASIIDSLNSFEENKNYTNSKLSLNSLAKEINTNPNYLSKIINFYKKVSYSKYISDLRINHCLELLNSQSEIRKYTIKAIAKEVGFNNSESFSNAFFKKTGLKPSYYIKELKKFDK; via the coding sequence ATGATCAATATAATACGTTTTGCTACTTTACTACTTATTTTCATTTTTAGCACGAAAATAACTTCTCAAAACCAACACACTTTAATTGACTCTACTTACAATTATATTTCAGATAAATATTATAAATATAAGTTTACTGATTCAATAAAAGCGAAGCATTACTCTGATAGTTTTTTACTTAAATCTAAAAAAGAAAATGATACTCTAAGTTTAATTGATGGTTATTTTTATAAAAGTGAAGTTTTAAAAAATGATTCTATCTTTATTAATTACTTAGATAATTTAATATTTTCAACAAAAAACGTCCCTTCAAAATTATTTCCTGCAATAGCCTATTTTCAAAAAGGTGAATATTATCAATATAAAGAAGAGAATAAAAAATCGTTAGAAAATTTATTACTAGCAATAAAATACACCAATATAAATAAAAATGATAGCCTTAAATATATTGCAAAACAATTGGTAGGTATTTTAAAATCAAAAAATAACGAGTTAAATGATTCTAAAAAAATATACCGAGAAGTTTATAATTTTTATGAAAGGAATCCGAAATATAAAGACTCAATAAATTATTTTAATCTATTATCAAATTTAACTTTAGATTTCTTACAAGAAAAAAAGTTAGATTCTGCAAATTTTTATAATGCTAAAGCTACTTTATATGCTAAAAACACAAAAGATACATTCAATTTAAACTTTCTTACATTTAGACAAGGACAAATTGAATTCGAAAAAAAGAACTATAAAAAAACAATTCAATTAATAAACAAATCTATACCATCAATTGAATTAGAAGAAAATTATTCAGCATTAAACTATGCTTACTATTATATTGCTAAATCAGAGTTTTATTTAGGAAATACAAAAAAAACTTTAAAATACAATTTACTTATAGATTCGTTATATAGTTCGAAGAATATACCTAATAAAGTACAAAAAAGTAGTTATACATTTTTAATCAAGTATTATAAAGGAAAAAATGATCTTAAAAATCAATTATTATATATAGAAAAGTTATTAAAATTAGATAATATACTTACAAAAGATAATTTTGAATTGACTAAAACTTTTACTGAAGAATTTGATACACCAAATTTAATTGCCCAAAAAGAACGTCTTATTAATAAACTACAAGTTAATGTTCATTCATCAAATAATGCAAAAACTATTTTAGGAATTATTGCTTTATTAGCATTAATATTAACCGGGTATCAGTATAGAAAACGAAGAAAAATTAAATTAAAGTTTGAAGAGTTAATTAACAATAAGGAAGATAAAATTGCTTTTAATAAATCTAAAGCAGAACCCATTAAATCATCTGAAATCAACCTTTCTAAAGAAATTGTAGCTAGTATTATAGACTCTTTAAATAGCTTTGAAGAAAACAAAAACTATACAAATAGTAAACTTAGCCTTAATTCTTTAGCAAAGGAAATAAATACTAACCCAAATTATTTATCTAAAATAATTAATTTTTATAAAAAAGTAAGTTATTCTAAATATATAAGCGACTTACGTATAAATCATTGTTTAGAATTACTAAATAGTCAATCTGAGATTAGAAAATATACTATTAAAGCCATTGCAAAAGAAGTTGGTTTTAATAATTCTGAATCTTTTTCTAATGCATTCTTCAAAAAAACTGGATTGAAACCTTCCTATTACATCAAAGAGTTGAAAAAATTTGATAAATAA
- a CDS encoding asparagine synthetase B, translating into MSHDNQKNHLKAYGIVYYSLQQGIKAKWLLNYDGGAFLIENNPVIEKECKIRGVSYQIISTAKSALILEEISSPSKNQEAVTLEKAPKIAVYSPKDKMPWDDAVTMVLTYAEIPFDVVYDEEVLSDKLLLYEWLHLHHEDFTGQYGRFYGAFRTAPWYIEGKKRSEKLAAKLGYGKVSQAKLAVSKKIRDYVVGGGFMFAMCSATDSFDIALSAEGVDISEAMFDGDASEPSYQSKINYNKTFAFKDFQLIRNPTTYEFSTIDMTRKRRIPKTSDYFSLIEFSAKWDQVPTMLTQNHTQLVKAFMGQTTSFDRNTVKSTVLVLGENRTNREARYIHGTKGKGMFTFYGGHDPEDYTHRVGDPKTELDLHPTSPGYRLILNNVLFPAAKKKKQKT; encoded by the coding sequence ATGAGTCATGATAATCAGAAAAATCATCTAAAAGCATATGGAATTGTTTACTATTCTTTACAACAAGGTATTAAAGCTAAATGGTTGTTAAATTATGATGGTGGCGCATTTTTGATAGAAAATAACCCAGTAATTGAAAAAGAGTGTAAAATTAGAGGAGTTTCGTATCAAATAATTTCAACGGCAAAATCTGCATTAATTTTAGAAGAAATTTCATCACCTTCTAAAAATCAAGAAGCAGTAACGTTAGAAAAAGCTCCAAAAATAGCAGTATATTCTCCAAAAGACAAAATGCCTTGGGATGATGCTGTAACTATGGTATTAACGTATGCAGAGATTCCGTTTGATGTAGTCTATGACGAGGAGGTTCTGAGTGATAAATTGTTGTTATACGAATGGTTGCACTTGCATCATGAAGATTTTACAGGTCAGTATGGACGTTTTTATGGCGCTTTTAGAACTGCTCCTTGGTATATAGAAGGGAAGAAGCGGTCTGAAAAATTAGCAGCTAAATTAGGATATGGAAAAGTATCGCAAGCAAAATTAGCTGTGTCAAAGAAAATTAGAGATTATGTTGTTGGAGGTGGATTTATGTTTGCCATGTGTTCTGCAACCGATAGTTTTGATATTGCTTTATCTGCCGAAGGAGTTGATATTTCAGAAGCCATGTTTGATGGAGATGCATCCGAACCTAGCTATCAATCTAAAATAAACTATAATAAAACGTTTGCTTTTAAAGATTTTCAACTGATTAGAAATCCGACCACCTATGAGTTTTCTACGATTGATATGACTAGAAAGCGTAGAATTCCGAAAACATCAGATTATTTTTCTTTAATAGAGTTTTCTGCAAAGTGGGATCAAGTTCCTACTATGTTAACACAGAATCATACGCAATTGGTAAAAGCTTTTATGGGACAAACGACTTCTTTTGATAGGAATACGGTAAAATCAACCGTATTAGTTTTAGGAGAAAATAGAACAAATAGAGAAGCGCGTTATATTCATGGAACGAAAGGAAAAGGCATGTTTACTTTTTATGGAGGCCATGACCCAGAAGATTACACCCATAGAGTAGGAGACCCAAAAACTGAACTAGATTTACATCCAACTTCGCCTGGATATCGTTTAATTTTAAATAATGTATTATTTCCTGCTGCTAAGAAAAAGAAGCAAAAAACTTAA
- a CDS encoding S9 family peptidase, with the protein MKRIFFIVFYLISLQIVVSQNEKLPFQQLDVFSLEWVSDPQISPDATQVVYRRTGFDIMKDTSKGNLWIINTDGSSHRKLTSREVNESQARWSPNGDRIAFVSTTKEGSELYMYWVNTSKIAKISQLEMSPSSITWSPDGKQIAFTMFKAEKSPVVIKMPKKPKGAKWAKSARITDRLKHEADGRGYLKPGFTHIFTIPAEGGTPRQLTSDTYNHRGSLSFSPDGTFIYFSANRVKDWEYKFRNNEVYKIHTATKKITVLTSQNGPDYSPKVSPNGKKVAYLGFKDKVQTHQNRVLNIMDTNGNNQKVVSKKFDNSISNISWDKKGKGLYFTYDEKGNSKVGYISLNGKITKLADNLGGTTIGRPYASGSYSVANNGTLVYTQTRPEYPAELAVIQDNKSVKLITNLNEDVLSYRELGVTEEVWYKSTFDGRNIQGWIVKPPNYDASKKYPLIVENHGGPILNYGDRFSAEMQLYAADGYVVFYPNPRGSTSYGEEFGNLLYNNYPGEDYNDVMDGVDYLVKKGLVDNDKLFVTGGSAGGIMTAWMIGKNNRFKASAVVKPVMNWISKTLVADNYYGYANSRYPGQPWENFDTYWKFSPLSLVGNIETPTMVMVGMNDLRTPPSEAKQLYHALKLRKIETILVEIPEASHGIARKPSNLISKVAHVLAWFKDYNK; encoded by the coding sequence ATGAAGCGTATATTTTTTATTGTCTTTTACCTTATTAGTCTTCAAATAGTTGTTTCTCAAAATGAGAAATTACCTTTTCAACAATTAGATGTATTTTCTTTAGAATGGGTTTCCGACCCTCAAATTTCTCCAGATGCAACACAAGTTGTTTATAGAAGAACTGGTTTTGATATTATGAAAGATACTTCTAAAGGCAATCTTTGGATTATTAATACAGATGGATCATCACATAGAAAATTAACTTCAAGAGAAGTAAACGAATCGCAAGCTAGATGGTCTCCAAACGGAGATAGAATTGCTTTTGTAAGTACAACAAAAGAAGGTTCAGAACTATATATGTATTGGGTTAACACTAGTAAAATAGCTAAGATTTCTCAATTAGAAATGTCTCCAAGTAGTATAACTTGGTCTCCAGATGGAAAACAAATTGCTTTTACAATGTTTAAAGCAGAAAAGTCTCCGGTTGTTATTAAAATGCCAAAGAAGCCAAAAGGTGCAAAATGGGCAAAATCAGCAAGAATTACAGATAGATTAAAACATGAAGCTGATGGTAGAGGCTATTTAAAACCTGGTTTTACGCATATTTTTACCATTCCTGCGGAAGGAGGAACACCCAGACAATTAACAAGTGATACTTATAACCACAGAGGAAGTTTGTCGTTTTCTCCAGATGGTACATTTATTTACTTTTCTGCCAATAGAGTAAAAGATTGGGAATATAAATTTAGAAATAACGAAGTATATAAAATACATACAGCAACTAAAAAAATAACGGTATTAACTTCTCAAAATGGACCAGATTATTCACCTAAAGTATCTCCAAATGGAAAGAAAGTAGCGTATTTAGGTTTTAAAGATAAAGTACAAACGCATCAAAATAGGGTATTGAATATTATGGATACAAATGGAAACAATCAAAAAGTTGTCTCCAAAAAGTTTGATAACAGTATTTCTAATATTTCTTGGGATAAAAAGGGGAAAGGTTTGTATTTTACCTATGATGAGAAAGGAAATTCTAAAGTTGGATATATTTCCTTAAATGGAAAAATAACAAAACTTGCAGATAATTTAGGAGGAACTACAATTGGTAGACCTTATGCATCTGGCTCTTATTCTGTTGCTAATAATGGAACCTTGGTGTATACACAAACTAGACCCGAATACCCAGCAGAATTGGCTGTAATTCAAGATAATAAATCAGTAAAACTCATCACTAATTTAAACGAAGATGTTTTAAGTTATAGAGAATTAGGTGTTACAGAAGAAGTTTGGTACAAATCTACTTTCGATGGCAGAAATATACAAGGTTGGATTGTGAAACCACCAAATTATGATGCTTCAAAAAAATATCCATTGATCGTTGAAAATCATGGTGGGCCAATTTTAAATTATGGCGATCGTTTTTCTGCTGAAATGCAGCTATATGCTGCAGATGGGTATGTAGTTTTTTATCCTAATCCTAGAGGAAGTACAAGTTATGGTGAAGAATTTGGAAATTTATTATATAATAATTATCCAGGTGAAGACTATAATGATGTTATGGACGGTGTAGATTATTTAGTTAAAAAAGGATTGGTTGACAATGATAAGTTATTTGTAACTGGAGGAAGTGCTGGTGGTATTATGACGGCTTGGATGATTGGTAAAAACAATCGATTTAAAGCTTCTGCTGTTGTTAAACCAGTAATGAATTGGATAAGTAAAACATTGGTTGCCGATAATTATTATGGTTATGCAAATTCACGGTATCCAGGGCAACCTTGGGAAAATTTTGATACGTATTGGAAATTTTCTCCGTTATCATTAGTAGGTAATATTGAAACACCAACTATGGTCATGGTAGGTATGAATGATTTAAGGACACCTCCAAGTGAGGCAAAACAATTATATCATGCGTTAAAACTAAGGAAAATTGAAACTATTTTGGTGGAAATTCCTGAAGCTTCACATGGTATTGCTAGAAAACCAAGTAATTTAATTAGTAAAGTTGCCCATGTTTTGGCTTGGTTTAAAGATTATAATAAATAA
- the dnaB gene encoding replicative DNA helicase, whose amino-acid sequence MEKTSSFAGKKIDKSRLISLEKGKIPPQAVDLEEAVLGAMMIDKKGIDDVIDILHPDAFYDTKHQEIYAAIYELFQNSQPIDLLTVSNQLKKNAKLELAGGDFYLIRLTQKVASSAHIEFHSRIILQKYIQRKLISISSEIIENAYDETTDVFDLLDDAEGKLFEVTQGNLKKSSEGAGDLVKQALKKIQEIGNKEGMSGLATGFTKLDALTSGWQPSDLIIIAARPGMGKTAFVISMAKNMAIDFNHAVAVFSLEMSSVQLITRMISSETGLTSEKLRKGNLEPHEWEQLNVKVKKLSDAPIFIDDTPSLSIFDLRAKARRLVSQHGVRIIVIDYLQLMTAGGNGKGGGNREQEISMISRNLKALAKELEVPVIALSQLSRAVETRGGSKRPLLSDLRESGAIEQDADIVSFIFRPEYYGMEEWDDDDHTPCAGQGEFIVAKHRNGGLDNIRLKFTGHLAKFSDLEESFSSEFQSSMNSDIFPDQRIEPKDAFGTGDDNDVPF is encoded by the coding sequence ATGGAAAAAACAAGCTCATTTGCCGGCAAAAAAATAGATAAATCTAGATTAATTAGTCTAGAAAAAGGTAAAATTCCCCCACAAGCAGTAGATTTAGAAGAAGCCGTTTTAGGCGCCATGATGATTGATAAAAAAGGTATTGATGATGTCATTGATATTTTGCATCCCGATGCTTTTTATGATACCAAGCATCAAGAGATTTATGCTGCTATTTATGAGCTTTTTCAGAATTCGCAACCTATTGATTTATTAACGGTTTCTAATCAACTAAAAAAGAACGCAAAGTTAGAGTTAGCAGGAGGTGATTTTTATTTGATTCGTTTAACTCAGAAAGTAGCATCTTCTGCTCATATTGAGTTTCACTCAAGAATCATTCTACAAAAATACATTCAGCGTAAATTAATTTCGATATCAAGTGAAATTATAGAAAATGCGTATGATGAAACTACTGATGTTTTTGATTTATTAGATGATGCAGAAGGGAAGTTATTTGAAGTAACTCAAGGAAACTTAAAAAAGAGTTCAGAAGGAGCTGGTGATCTTGTAAAACAAGCATTAAAGAAGATTCAAGAAATAGGTAATAAGGAGGGAATGAGTGGTTTAGCTACTGGTTTTACCAAGTTAGACGCATTAACCTCTGGATGGCAACCTTCCGATTTAATCATTATTGCTGCACGTCCAGGTATGGGAAAAACAGCATTTGTTATCTCGATGGCAAAAAACATGGCCATCGATTTTAATCATGCTGTAGCCGTATTTTCTTTAGAGATGTCTTCTGTACAATTAATTACTCGTATGATTTCTTCGGAAACGGGATTGACATCAGAAAAACTGCGTAAAGGAAATTTAGAACCACATGAATGGGAGCAATTAAATGTAAAAGTTAAGAAGCTTTCTGATGCACCAATTTTTATTGATGATACACCATCATTATCCATTTTTGATTTACGTGCAAAGGCACGAAGATTAGTATCGCAACACGGAGTTAGAATTATTGTTATTGATTATTTACAATTAATGACAGCGGGTGGAAACGGAAAAGGTGGCGGAAATAGAGAGCAAGAAATTTCGATGATTTCTAGAAACTTAAAAGCCTTAGCAAAAGAATTAGAAGTTCCAGTAATTGCTTTATCTCAGTTATCACGTGCGGTTGAAACACGTGGAGGAAGTAAACGTCCTTTATTATCTGATTTACGTGAATCGGGTGCGATTGAGCAAGATGCTGATATTGTATCGTTTATTTTTAGACCTGAATATTACGGAATGGAAGAGTGGGACGATGATGATCATACACCATGTGCTGGACAAGGAGAATTTATTGTTGCAAAACACAGAAATGGTGGATTAGACAATATTCGTTTAAAGTTTACGGGTCACTTGGCTAAGTTTTCTGATTTAGAAGAAAGTTTTAGTAGTGAATTCCAATCGAGTATGAATTCTGATATTTTCCCAGACCAACGAATTGAACCTAAAGATGCTTTTGGAACAGGTGATGATAATGATGTTCCTTTTTAG
- a CDS encoding DUF3810 domain-containing protein: MKWNKKHLFLTALLPINSLLVNWISQYPQVIEEYYSNGIYPYISSFFRIIFGWIPFSVGDVLGFVLIYCVIKFIYKLIKSRFKNIIAQLLKITSFLSILYCCFYLFWGLNYFREPLSKKLGYEKTKYTTEQLENTTKLIINKLNKYHLEITKNDSLKVENPYTAKEMYEKALLGYENLENDFPQLKFNFKSTKSSLVSLLQMYNGTSGYLNPITGEAQVNDRIPKTSFPTTACHEMAHQIGYAAENEANFIGFLAANYHTDVYFKYASYRMAFGYCISEMRKRDKSTYKGLWKLVNKGIKKDYNASYDLWQQYQNPIEPLIKKGYNSYLKANNQTKGIESYNYVVDLLILYFRKDLAIVSS, from the coding sequence ATGAAATGGAACAAAAAACATCTTTTCTTAACAGCACTCTTACCCATAAACAGTTTACTAGTTAATTGGATAAGTCAATACCCACAAGTAATTGAAGAATATTATTCAAATGGAATCTATCCTTACATTTCTTCATTTTTTAGGATTATTTTTGGTTGGATTCCGTTTTCTGTTGGAGATGTTTTAGGTTTTGTTTTGATATACTGTGTAATTAAGTTTATTTACAAATTGATAAAAAGTCGATTTAAAAATATCATTGCTCAGCTATTAAAAATCACTTCATTTTTATCGATACTTTATTGCTGTTTTTATCTTTTCTGGGGCTTAAATTATTTTAGAGAACCTTTATCAAAAAAACTCGGTTATGAAAAAACGAAATATACCACAGAGCAATTAGAAAACACTACAAAACTCATTATCAACAAACTAAATAAATATCACCTAGAAATCACAAAAAATGATTCTTTAAAAGTTGAAAATCCATATACTGCTAAAGAAATGTATGAAAAAGCATTGCTGGGTTATGAAAATTTGGAAAATGATTTTCCACAATTAAAATTCAATTTTAAATCTACTAAAAGTTCATTAGTTAGTTTGTTACAAATGTATAATGGCACATCTGGTTATTTAAACCCTATTACTGGAGAAGCACAAGTAAATGATCGAATTCCAAAAACAAGTTTTCCAACTACTGCATGTCATGAAATGGCACATCAGATTGGATATGCAGCAGAAAACGAAGCTAATTTTATTGGTTTTCTAGCCGCCAATTATCATACAGATGTTTATTTTAAATATGCTAGTTATCGAATGGCTTTTGGATATTGTATTTCTGAAATGCGTAAACGCGATAAAAGCACCTATAAAGGACTCTGGAAATTAGTAAATAAAGGAATTAAAAAAGATTACAATGCCAGTTATGACCTCTGGCAACAATATCAAAACCCAATAGAACCACTCATAAAAAAAGGATATAATTCGTATCTAAAAGCGAATAATCAGACTAAAGGAATTGAGTCTTATAACTATGTGGTTGATTTATTGATTTTATATTTCAGAAAAGATTTAGCTATTGTTTCTTCTTAA